The genomic window ACGGTCGGTCTGATTACATACATGAGAACCGACTCTACCCGCGTGTCTGAAGTCGCTCAATCTGAAGCAGCTCAGTATATTGAAAATGTATTTGGCAAGGAGTATCTTCAAGAGGAAAAGCGAAAGGAGAAAAAACAATCCAATGCCCAGGATGCTCATGAAGCAATCCGGCCAACAAGCACACTTCGCGACCCGTCAAGTATTAAAGAGTTTCTGACACGCGACCAGCTTCGTTTGTACAAACTGATTTGGGAAAGATTTGTTGCAAGCCAAATGGCTCCGGCTGTAATGGATACAATGAGTGTCGATCTGAAAAACGGCGATGTTCTTTTTAGAGCGACAGGTTCAAAAATTAAGTTCTCCGGATTTATGAAAGTATATGTAGAAGGAACGGACGATCAAACCGAAGAAAAGGAAAATATGCTTCCTGAATTGGCGGAAGGAGATGAAGTGCTGAAAAAAGACATTGATCCAAAACAGCATTTCACGCAGCCTCCTCCGCGCTATACGGAAGCCCGCTTAGTAAAAACATTGGAAGAGCTCGGAATCGGGCGTCCTTCAACATACGCTCCGACCCTTGATACGATTCAAAAACGAGGCTATGTTTCCCTTGATAATAAGCGTTTTGTTCCAACAGAGCTCGGGGAAATAGTATTAGATTTGATTTTAGAGTTTTTCCCGGATATACTAGATGTTGAATTTACGGCAAAGATGGAGAAAGATTTGGATGATATTGAAGTTGGCAAAGTAAAATGGGTAAAAATAATCGATGAATTTTATCGGGACTTTGCCACACACCTCGAAAAAGCTGAACAAGAGATGGAAAAAGTTGAAATAAAAGATGAACCTGCCGGCGAAGATTGTGATGAATGCGGCAGTCCAATGGTTTACAAAATGGGCCGTTTCGGAAAATTTATGGCTTGCAGCAATTTTCCTGATTGCCGCAATACAAAACCAATTGTAAAAGAAATTGGCGTGAAGTGTCCGAAATGTAAAGAAGGTAATATTATTGAAAGAAAAAGTAAAAAGCGCCGGGTTTTTTACGGGTGCGACCGTTTTCCTGAATGTGATTTCATCTCTTGGGATAAGCCTTTGCCGCGCAATTGCCCTAAATGCGAGCATTTGCTTGTGGAAAAGAAGCTTAAAAAGGGCGTCCAAGTTCAATGCATTGCATGCGATTACAAAGAAGAACAGCAATAATCAGGGTGAGCTCCAGGCTCACTCTTTTCTATTGAACTATTCAATTGTGATTTCGTAAAATGCAATTTGGGCATAAATGTAGATAAAAAACATGGAATTATCATGAAAATATTGACAACTTCAATTGCTAATTGGGAGGAACATAGAATGAATGAAACAACGGTGAACGTGATCGGTGCGGGCCTTGCCGGCAGTGAAGCAGCCTGGCAGCTGGCAAAGCGCGGAATAAAGGTTCGATTATATGAAATGAGGCCTGTAAAACAAACACCTGCCCATCATACAGATAAATTTGCTGAGCTCGTTTGCAGCAACTCATTAAGGGCAAATACATTAACAAACGCTGTCGGCGTTTTAAAAGAAGAAATGAGAATCCTTGATTCTGTCATCATCCGTTCTGCGGATGATTGCGCGGTTCCTGCAGGCGGAGCCCTTGCTGTTGACCGGCATGAATTTGCGGCAAAAGTAACAGACCGGGTGAAAAACCATGAAAATGTGACGGTTATTAATGAGGAAGTGACAGAAATTCCGGAAGGTCCTACGATCATTGCTACCGGACCATTAACAAGCGAAGCCCTATCAGAGCAGTTGAGAAAATTAACAGGCGAAGATTATTTATATTTCTACGATGCAGCAGCTCCTATCATTGAAAAAGACAGTATCGACATGGATAAAGTTTATTTAAAGTCTCGTTATGATAAAGGAGAAGCGGCATATTTAAACTGTCCGATGACAGAAGAGGAATTTAACCGCTTTTATGATGCACTTATTTCTGCTGAAACAGTGCCTTTAAAGGAATTTGAAAAAGAAATCTTTTTTGAAGGCTGCATGCCAATTGAAGTAATGGCATCCCGAGGAAAAAAAACATTGCTGTTTGGGCCAATGAAACCTGTCGGATTGGAAGATCCCCGTACAGGCAAGCGGCCGTTTGCGGTTGTTCAGCTTCGCCAAGATGATGCAGCAGGAACACTTTATAATATTGTTGGCTTCCAAACTCATTTGAAATGGGGACCGCAAAAAGAAGTGATCCGCATGATTCCGGGTCTAGAAAATGCTGAAATTGTTCGCTACGGCGTTATGCATCGCAACACATTTATTAACTCACCGAAAGTGTTAAAAGCAACGTACCAGTTTAAAAACCGGCCGGATTTATTTTTTGCCGGGCAGATGACAGGTGTAGAAGGGTATGTAGAATCGGCAGCCAGCGGATTAATTGCCGGTATTAATGCTGCCCGCCTTGTTAAAGGACAGGACCCTGTTGAGTTTCCTAGAGAAACAGCCATCGGAAGCATGGCGCGGTATATAACGACTGCCAACCCGGACAATTTTCAGCCGATGAATGCCAATTTTGGGTTGTTTCCTGAGCTTCCGGAAAAAATCAAAGGCAAAAAAGAGAGAAATGAAAGGCATGCAAACAGAGCATTGGAAACAATTCAGAACTTTGTGAAAAATTTGTAAATTTTATTGCAAGGGCTAGTAATTTATGATACTATTATGTAGCCCTTGTGAGGTGTGGTGTTCGTGATAGCAAATGTGAACGTTTCATTAAAGTTATTTATTGAATATTTACAAATAGAGAAAAATTACTCACAATATACAGTTGTGCATTACCAACAGGATATTAGAGATTTCTTTATGTTCATGTCTGAACAAGCAATAGGCGGACTTGCCGACGTACAATATTTTGATGTGCGCCTGTATTTGACAAAGCTATATGAGAAAAAGCTTTCAAGAAAATCGGTTGCACGCAAAATATCAAGTCTGAGAAGCTTTTATAAATTTTTGCTGAGGGAAAAGCTTGTAAAAGAAAATCCTTTTTCTCTTGTTTCCATGCCTAAACAAGAGAAAAGGCTTCCCGATTTTTTTTATGAAGAGGAATTGGCAGAACTGTTTAAAGCTTGTGAAGATCAAACTCCTCTTGGCCAGCGGAACCGGGCTCTTCTTGAAGTTTTATATGCTACCGGCATTCGCGTCAGTGAATGCAGCCAAATTAAGCTCTCTGACCTTGATATGTATTTAGCAACAGTACTCGTTCACGGAAAAGGACATAAAGAACGATATGTTCCATTCGGGAGTTTTGCACATGAAGCATTGGAAACCTACATAAATGACGGCAGGAAGCAATTATTAAATGGCAAAGAGACACATGATTATTTATTTGTAAACTTTCGGGGAGGCCCATTAACGGACAGAGGCATCCGAATGATCTTAAATTCACTGATCGAAAAATCTTCCCTTAACGGAAAAATACACCCTCATAAGCTGCGCCATACATTTGCAACGCATTTGTTGAGCAACGGAGCTGATATGAGAACGGTGCAGGAGCTTTTGGGACACGCATATTTATCATCAACTCAAGTATATACTCATGTTACAAATGAACATTTAAGAAAAACGTATATGTCTTATCACCCAAGGGCATAGACTCCAAAAGGAGGAAAAAACATGTCACAATTTCACGCAACGACCATTTTTGCCATTCAACATAAAGGGAAATGTGCAATGGCCGGGGACGGCCAAGTTACATTCGGAAATGCGGTTGTGATGAAGCATACTGCAAGAAAAGTCCGCAAGTTGTTCAATGGGAAAGTAATTGCGGGTTTTGCAGGTTCTGTTGCCGATGCTTTTACTCTGTTTGAAATGTTTGAAGGCAAGCTTGAGGAATTTAACGGCAATTTGAAAAGAGCTGCTGTTGAGCTTGCAAAAAAATGGCGCAGCGACAAGGTGTTACGACAGTTGGAAGCTATGCTGATTGTCATGGATGAAAACAATATGCTTTTAATTTCCGGAACGGGCGAAGTAATTGAGCCGGATGATGGCATCCTTGCCATTGGTTCGGGCGGGAATTATGCGCTTTCTGCGGGACGGTCATTAAAGCGGTATGCCGGCGAAGAGCTTACTGCCAAAGAGATTGCTAAAGCGGCGCTTGAAATAGCAGCGGAAATTTGCGTCTATACGAATCACAATATTATCGTCGAGGAGCTATGACGGAAGGGAAGTGGAATATGGTGAAAACGTCAAATTTAACACCAAGGCAAATCGTTGAGCGGCTTGACCAGTATATTATTGGACAAAAAGATGCAAAAAAAGCCGTTGCAGTCGCTTTACGAAATAGATATCGCAGAAGCTTGCTAAGTGAAAAACTCCGGGATGAAATTAGTCCAAAGAATATTTTAATGATTGGGCCCACAGGGGTCGGTAAAACTGAAATCGCCCGGCGGATGGCTAAGCTCGTCGGGGCTCCATTTATTAAAGTAGAAGCAACGAAATTCACCGAAGTCGGCTATGTTGGACGCGATGTTGAATCAATGGTTCGTGATCTCGTCGAAACATCTGTCCGTTTAGTAAAAGAAGAAAAAATGAACAGTGTAAAAGAACGGGCAGAAGAGCATGCCAATCGCAGACTTGTTGAGCTGCTTGTTCCATCTGCCAAAAAATCTGCCAATTATAAAAATCCTCTTGAAATGCTCTTCGGCGGAGGAAATTCTCAGCCAGATGCGGAATCAAGCACTTCTGACGATCAAAGCATTCAAGAAAAAAGAAGAGTAATAAAAGAAAAGTTGGCTCTAGGCCAGCTTGAAGATGAAATCGTTACGGTTGAAGTTGAAGAACAGCAGCCTTCTATGTTTGATTTGCTTCAAGGTTCAGGCATAGAGCAAATGGGAGTAAATATGCAAGATGCACTCAGCAGCTTATTGCCGAAAAGAAGAAAAAAAAGAAAGCTGCCTGTCCGTGAAGCCCGTAAAGTATTAACGAATGAAGAAGCTCAAAAATTAATTGATATGGATGAAGTCATTCAAGATGCCGTCAGCAGGGCTGAACAAAACGGTATTATTTTTATTGATGAAATTGATAAAATAGCAAGCAGAAACAGCGGGGGCTCAACAGTTGATGTCTCGCGCGAGGGAGTTCAGAGGGATATTCTCCCGATCGTAGAAGGCTCAACAGTTGTTACGAAATATGGACCTGTTAAAACGGATCATATTTTATTTATCGCAGCGGGTGCGTTCCATATGGCGAAACCGTCAGATTTAATCCCCGAGCTCCAGGGCCGCTTCCCGATACGGGTAGAGCTGACAAAGCTGACAGTAGATGATTTCTATCGCATTTTGATTGAACCGGATAATGCGTTAATTAAACAATATGAAGCATTATTGGAAACAGAAGGTATACAAATTGAATTTTCTGACGATGCTATTCGTAAGATTGCAGAAGTTGCTTATGAAGTAAATCAAAACACTGACAATATTGGTGCTCGGCGATTGCACACAATTTTAGAGAAGCTTCTTGAAGATTTATCGTTTGAAGCACCGGATATTACGATGGATAAAATCACGATCACCCCTCAATATGTCGAAGAAAAATTAGGGGCAATTTCCCGAAATAAAGATTTAAGCCAATTTATCCTTTAACAATAAGGATCAATCTTCAATGATTGTGCAGATCATTTGATAGTGTAAATAATGAAACTTTATGAATCAGGAAGAAACACAAAAATAACTATTGGTCGATTTAATAGGAGGGAGAAACAATGGATTTACTAAGTAAAACAAGAAAAATTAATGCAATGCTTCAAAAAGCGGCAGGAAAACCCGTTAATTTTAAAGAAATGGCTGAAACATTGCGTGACGTCATTGAAGCAAATATTTTCGTTGTCAGCCGCCGCGGAAAATTATTAGGATTTGCAATCAATCAGCAAATCGAAAATGAACGTATGAAGAAAATGCTTGAAGACCGCCAATTTCCTGAAGAATATACAAAGAGCTTGTTCAATATTCAGGAAACATCACCAAACCTTGATGTTGAAAGTGAATATACTGCATTTCCGGTTGAAAACAAAGACTTATTCCGCAATGGATTAACTACAATCGTTCCAATTAATGGAGGCGGTGAGCGCTTAGGTACTTTGATTTTGGCAAGGCTTGAAGAACAGTTCCATGACGATGATTTAATTCTTGCCGAATATGGTGCGACCGTTGTAGGAATGGAGATTTTGCGTGAAAAGGCTGAAGAAATTGAAGAAGAAGCTCGCAGCAAAGCAGTTGTTCAAATGGCAATCAGCTCTTTATCATACAGCGAATTGGAAGCAATTGAACACATTTTCGAGGAACTAAACGGTAATGAAGGATTGCTGGTTGCTTCAAAAATCGCTGACCGTGTAGGTATTACCCGTTCAGTTATTGTAAATGCCCTCCGCAAATTGGAGAGTGCCGGCGTCATTGAATCAAGATCACTTGGGATGAAAGGAACGTATATCAAAGTATTGAATGATAAGTTCCTTGTCGAATTGGAAAAACTAAAAGCAAATTAATAATTAATAAATAAGTAACAAAAAACCTTCGTTAACTTCGTTAACCGGAGGTTTTTTTATTTTACGAAATGATGACAAAAAAAGAGAATTTTCTCATCAATTTTACAATATTTTAACATATTCGATTTATATTTACATAATTTTTACTTTCATATAACCGTGAAACAGGACTTTTGCCCCGGTAAAACAGATGTAAATGCCGTTAAAATATAATTGGCGAAAGGAAAGTTATAAGAGAAATGCTAAATGTTGCTAACTTCAAGCGGGTTTTCATTTCCGGATAAAAAGGGAAATTATTGAAAATAGGCATAAAGGAGCACAAAATTTTAACTTTTTGTTCATGGACAGATTATTGCAATTTCATTACAATAAATACGATGATTATACATATTTCGCCAATATAAGCAACTTTTTATTAAAATTCAGCAACAATTTGTGAGGTGAGCGAATTGAAGTTATTTGCCAATACGTTTTCTACTTTAGAAAATGCATTAAATTATTCATCATTGAAGCAAAAAGTCATCTCGCAAAATATTGCAAATGTCGATACACCTGATTACAAAGCAAAAGATGTCAGCTTCAAAACAATTTTTCAACAAGAGTTCAATTCATCATTTGAAAACTATCGGACTGACAAAAGGCATTTTCGTTTTGAAGGGTCGTCTGCCGGAAATAGCGCGGTTGTTACGAAAAAAAATGTATCTTACAGCCAAAATGGTAACAGTGTTGACATTGATCAGGAAATGGCGAACCTTGCTGCAAATCAAATCTATTACAATGCACTAATTGAAAGATTAAATGGGAAATTTGCTTCTCTTCAAAGTGTCATTAAAGGTGGGAAATAGAGATGACCATGTTTCATAGTATGAACACGACAGCCTCCGCACTAACGGCCCAAAGATTAAGAATGGATGTCATTTCCTCAAATATGGCTAATGTAGATTCTACCAGAGCCAATTATGTTAATGGACAATGGCAGCCATATAAAAGAAAAATGGTTGTGATGCAACCGGCGGAAGGACAATTTTCATCTTTCTTAAATAAAGCAATGAACATGAGTGAATCAAAAACAATCGGAAGCGGCGTAAAAGTCACACGGATTGCGGAAGATAATACCCCTTTTAAGATGGTATACGACCCGGAACATCCGGACGCCGATGAAAATGGTTATGTTGCTTTGCCTAATGTTGATCCGCTGAAAGAAATGGTTGATCTGATCAGTGCGACAAGATCATATGAAGCAAATGTTACTGTATTCAACGCTTCTAAAGCGATGATGATGAAAGCTTTAGAAATTGGAAAGTAAGGTGAAATGAAATGGAAAACATATCGTTTCCGTTAACGGCTCATGTATTAAAACCTGAAGGAAAAGAGGCACCCACTTATACATATACACCATACGAAGTACAGCGAAAATTTTCGGCCGTACTTAAAGAGCAAATTGAAAAAATGAATGAAGCCCAAAATCAATCAGATTTAATGACTGAAAAACTAGCCCGCGGAGAAAATGTTGACTTGCATCAAGTAATGATTGCTTCACAAAAGGCAAACATCACTTTACAGGCAACAATTGAAATTCGCAATAAAGTAATTGAAGCTTATCAAGAAATCATGAGAATGCAAGTTTAATCGTTTAAAAAAGTTGAAAAGTAGCGGTTATTAGCTGCCGATACAGAGACAGAATAACCGGGGGAATAACATGAATCAATCGTTTCAAAAATATATAGCAAAAATAAAAGAATATTGGACTTCGAGAACAAAGAAGCAAAAGATTACAATTTTAGCAGTATTTCTTACTGTCGTTATTTTTTCAGCTGCACTCGTGTTTTTTACAACGAGAACCACAATGGCTCCTTTATACAGCAACTTGTCTCCTTCAGAAACAGGCGCCATAAAGGAAAGCCTTGATGAAAAAGGAATCAAATCAGAAATAACTGATGAAGGTACAACAATAAAAGTACCTGAAGAATATGTAGATACGTTAAAAGTTGAGTTGGCTGCCGAGGGAATTCCTAAGTCCGGAAATATTGATTATTCGTTTTTCGGCCAGAATGCGGGCCTCGGCATGACCGAAAACGAGTTCAATGTATTAAAGCTCGATGCTATGCAAACCGAACTGGCAAATTTGATTAAAGGCATTGACGGGATTAAAGATGCGAAGGTGATGATTAACCTTCCGGAAACCGGGATATTTGTGTCCGATCAACCTGAAGAGGCGTCAGCTTCAATCGTCTTAGAAACAAAACCCGGCTATCAGTTTGAAGAAGAGCAAATAAAAGCACTTTATCATTTAGTTTCAAAAAGTGTTCCAAATCTTCCTACTGATAATATCGTCATTATGAATCAGAATTTTGAGTATTTTGACTTAAAAAAAGAAAAATCTTCACCGTCTGCCGCATTTGCTTCGCAGCAGGAAATTAAAAAGCAAGTTGAGCGTGATGTACAGCGCCAAGTTCAAAACATGCTTGGCACTCTTATGGGCCGTGATAAAGTTGTTGTTTCCGTTACTGCAGATATCGACTTTACACAAGAAAAAAGGGAAGAAAACATCGTTGAACCGGTAGATAAAGAAAATATGGAAGGTATTGCAATCAGTGCCCAAAAAATTACGGAAACATTCACAGGCAATCCAGAACAGGCCGGCGGCATCGTTGGTACCGGCGAAAATGATGTGACGAATTATAATGAAGCAGCGCAAGGATCAAATGGGGATTATGAAAAAATAGAAGAAACAATTAACAATGAGGTAAACCGGATTCGGAAAAAAATTACCGAAAGCCCATATAAAATTCGTGATTTGGGGATTCAAGTAATGGTTGAACCTCCAGTACCTGACGATCCGAATTCGCTTCCGCAAGAGCGAGTGGACGATATTCAGAAAATTTTAAGCACTATTGTTCGAACAACGATTGATAAAAAAGCTGCAGATACAGAATTAACAGATGAAATGATAGAGGATAAAGTGGTCGTTTCTGTTCAGCCATTCAATGGGAAAATTGAATTTTCCGATGAAAAAGCTCCTGTTCTTCCTTGGTGGGCATATGTCGTTGGAGGAATATTGTTAGCAATTATTGGACTATTGATCTTTCTATATATTAGAGCGAAGAGAAAGCAAGAATTTGAGGAAGATTTCGCTGAGGAAGAAGATACAGTTCCATTTAACGTACCCGATGTTAATGAGGAGCAAGATACTGAAAGCAGTCTGAGAAGGAAACAGCTTGAGAAATTGGCAAAAGAAAAACCGGAAGACTTCGCAAAACTGCTCCGGACATGGATCGCTGAGGATTAGGAGGTGGTTTCATGGCAAAAAAAGAACAAAAGGAATTAACAGGAAAGCAGAAAGCAGCCATACTTCTAATTACACTCGGCCCGGATGTATCTGCCTCTGTGTATAAGCATTTGACTGAAGAGGAAATCGAAAAGTTGACATTGGAAATATCAGGGGTCAGAAAAGTTGAACCACACTCAAAAGAACAAGTGATAGAGGAATTTCATAATATAGCACTTGCACAAGATTATATTTCACAAGGAGGAATAGGCTTCGCCAAGACTGTTTTGGAAAAAGCACTTGGACCGGAACAGGCGTCTGCCATTATTAACCGTCTAACTTCTTCTCTCCAGGTCAGACCTTTTGACTTTGCGCGAAAGGCCGACCCGGCACAAATCTTGAATTTTATTCAAAATGAGCACCCGCAAACAATTGCGTTAATACTGTCATATCTTGATGCAGCCCAAGCAGGACAAATACTCTCCGAGCTTCCGCAGGAAATGCAGGCTGATGTTGCGAGAAGAATAGCAGAAATGGACAGAACATCTCCGGAAATTATTAATGAGGTGGAGCAGATCCTCGAAAGAAAACTTTCAGCAACGGTTACGCAGGATTATACACAAACAGGCGGCATTGAAGCAGTGGTGGAAGTTCTTAACGGAGTAGATCGGGCTACCGAGCGGACGATTTTAGAAGCACTCGAAATTCAAGATCCGGAATTAGCTGAAGAAATCAAGAAAAGAATGTTTGTATTTGAAGACATTGTTACACTAGATAATCGTGCAATTCAGAGGGTCATCCGTGATTGTGAAAACGAAGATTTGATGCTTGCATTGAAAGTTTCGAGTGATGAAGTTAGAGAGATCGTTTATAAAAATATGTCCCAACGTATGGTTGAAACATTCAAGGAAGAAATGGAATTAATGGGGCCGGTTCGCCTTCGTGATGTAGAAGAGGCCCAATCACGAATTGTCGCAATCATCCGCAGGCTTGAAGAGTCCGGAGAGATTATCGTCGCCCGCGGCGGAGGAGATGATATCATTGTCTAGGTTAATCAAATCCTACTGGGCAAACCAGGAAAAAGACGGCAACAAAGTGATTTCGATTAAAGTATTGCGCCGAGCTGAACTTGAAAATGAAAAACAAGCATTTGACTCAACAGATTCTGAAAGAAACAGCTTAATAGAGCAGGCGCACAAAGATGCAGAACAAATTGTTTCAAAAGCAAACGACCATGCGAGAATGATCAAAAGGCTGGTCGAAGATGAAAAGCTTGCTTGGGAACAAGAAAAAGCAGCCCTTATTGAACAAGCAAAACATGAAGGGTTTCAAGCGGGCTATAAAGAAGGAAGGCAAAAAGGATTTCAGGAATACAAAGAATCAATCGAGCTGGCCCGTGAAGTGATTGATTCAGCAAAAAATGATTACAGACTGACCCTTGAGTCATCTGATAAAGCAATTTTGGAATTGGCACTTAAAGTATCTGAAAAAATACTTGGGAAAATAATCGATAGAAACGAAGAAGAATTTCTCCATCTTGTAAAAAGAGCATTAAAAGAAGCAAGAGAATATCGGGAAATTCAGTTGCATGTACACCCCATCCATTATGGATTTTTGCTGGCGCAAAAAGAAGAGCTGCTATCGATTTTCCCGAGAGAAACAAATTTTTATATTTATCCAGATGAAGATTTATCCAAAACAAGCTGCATTATAGAGTCAGCGAACGGACGAATAGATGCAAGCATTGACAGCCAACTGGAACAAGTGAAAAAGAAGCTTTTTGAACTGTTGGAGAGTGAAGAATAATGAGGATTGCCGGCTTATTAAAGCAAATTGACCAAATAGATACCTTTAAGAGGTATGGAAGAGTGAAAAGGGTGATCGGGTTAATGATCGAATCCCAAGGCCCGCAAAGCTCTATTGGCGATGTTTGCTATATTTATGTCGGCAGTCAGAAAAAGCGGAAAATATTAGCTGAAGTTGTAGGTTTTAAAGAAGAGAATGTTATTTTAATGCCTTATACAACTGTCAATGATATTTCGCCGGGATGTCTGGTAGAAGCAACGCTTAAGCCGCTGGAGGTAAAGGTTGGAGCCGCTTTAGTCGGAAAAGTAATTGATTCTTTAGGACTACCGCTGGACGGGTCTAGCCTTCCAAAAGGATTAACATCTGTTCCGACTGAACAGGCTCCTCCAAATCCTATGAGCAGACCGCCTATCTCAGAACCAATTGAAGTTGGAGTACGGCTGATAGACGGACTCTTGACTGTCGGAAACGGGCAGCGCGTCGGAATTTTTGCAGGGAGCGGTGTCGGAAAGAGCACTTTGCTTGGCATGATCGCCCGTAATACAACGGCTGATTTAAACGTTATCGGTTTAATCGGGGAACGCGGGCGTGAAGTAAGAGAATTTATCGAACGCGATCTTGGGCCGGATGGCCTAAAACGGTCTATTGTGGTTGTTGCTACATCAGATCAGCCTGCATTAATGCGGATTAAGGGAGCATATACGGCAACAGCGATTGCAGAATATTTCAGAGATCAAGGACTGAATGTCATGCTCATGATGGATTCGGTAACAAGGGTTGCCATGGCCCAGCGGGAAGTAGGGCTTGCGGTAGGCGAGCCGCCGACGACAAAAGGCTATACCCCTTCTGTGTTCGCTGTATTGCCGAAACTTCTTGAACGGACTGGAACAAATGAGAATGGTTCAATCACTTCATTTTACACTGTTCTTGTCGACGGCGATGACATGAACGAGCCGATCGCGGA from Bacillus methanolicus includes these protein-coding regions:
- the topA gene encoding type I DNA topoisomerase; this translates as MSDFLVIVESPAKAKTIERYLGKKYKVKASMGHVRDLPKSQMGVDIEHNFEPKYITIRGKGPVLKELKTAAKKAKKIFLAADPDREGEAIAWHLANSLDIDINSDCRVVFNEITKDAIKESFKHPRPINMDLVDAQQARRVLDRLVGYNISPLLWKKVKKGLSAGRVQSVALRLIIDREKEIKEFVPEEYWTIGAQFLKGKETFEASFYGIEGKKVELRTEEEVQNVLKQINGDKFKVVSVTKKERKRNPAPPFTTSSLQQEAARKLNFRAKKTMMLAQQLYEGIDLGKEGTVGLITYMRTDSTRVSEVAQSEAAQYIENVFGKEYLQEEKRKEKKQSNAQDAHEAIRPTSTLRDPSSIKEFLTRDQLRLYKLIWERFVASQMAPAVMDTMSVDLKNGDVLFRATGSKIKFSGFMKVYVEGTDDQTEEKENMLPELAEGDEVLKKDIDPKQHFTQPPPRYTEARLVKTLEELGIGRPSTYAPTLDTIQKRGYVSLDNKRFVPTELGEIVLDLILEFFPDILDVEFTAKMEKDLDDIEVGKVKWVKIIDEFYRDFATHLEKAEQEMEKVEIKDEPAGEDCDECGSPMVYKMGRFGKFMACSNFPDCRNTKPIVKEIGVKCPKCKEGNIIERKSKKRRVFYGCDRFPECDFISWDKPLPRNCPKCEHLLVEKKLKKGVQVQCIACDYKEEQQ
- the trmFO gene encoding FADH(2)-oxidizing methylenetetrahydrofolate--tRNA-(uracil(54)-C(5))-methyltransferase TrmFO, which codes for MNETTVNVIGAGLAGSEAAWQLAKRGIKVRLYEMRPVKQTPAHHTDKFAELVCSNSLRANTLTNAVGVLKEEMRILDSVIIRSADDCAVPAGGALAVDRHEFAAKVTDRVKNHENVTVINEEVTEIPEGPTIIATGPLTSEALSEQLRKLTGEDYLYFYDAAAPIIEKDSIDMDKVYLKSRYDKGEAAYLNCPMTEEEFNRFYDALISAETVPLKEFEKEIFFEGCMPIEVMASRGKKTLLFGPMKPVGLEDPRTGKRPFAVVQLRQDDAAGTLYNIVGFQTHLKWGPQKEVIRMIPGLENAEIVRYGVMHRNTFINSPKVLKATYQFKNRPDLFFAGQMTGVEGYVESAASGLIAGINAARLVKGQDPVEFPRETAIGSMARYITTANPDNFQPMNANFGLFPELPEKIKGKKERNERHANRALETIQNFVKNL
- the xerC gene encoding tyrosine recombinase XerC — encoded protein: MIANVNVSLKLFIEYLQIEKNYSQYTVVHYQQDIRDFFMFMSEQAIGGLADVQYFDVRLYLTKLYEKKLSRKSVARKISSLRSFYKFLLREKLVKENPFSLVSMPKQEKRLPDFFYEEELAELFKACEDQTPLGQRNRALLEVLYATGIRVSECSQIKLSDLDMYLATVLVHGKGHKERYVPFGSFAHEALETYINDGRKQLLNGKETHDYLFVNFRGGPLTDRGIRMILNSLIEKSSLNGKIHPHKLRHTFATHLLSNGADMRTVQELLGHAYLSSTQVYTHVTNEHLRKTYMSYHPRA
- the hslV gene encoding ATP-dependent protease subunit HslV; translated protein: MSQFHATTIFAIQHKGKCAMAGDGQVTFGNAVVMKHTARKVRKLFNGKVIAGFAGSVADAFTLFEMFEGKLEEFNGNLKRAAVELAKKWRSDKVLRQLEAMLIVMDENNMLLISGTGEVIEPDDGILAIGSGGNYALSAGRSLKRYAGEELTAKEIAKAALEIAAEICVYTNHNIIVEEL
- the hslU gene encoding HslU--HslV peptidase ATPase subunit, which translates into the protein MVKTSNLTPRQIVERLDQYIIGQKDAKKAVAVALRNRYRRSLLSEKLRDEISPKNILMIGPTGVGKTEIARRMAKLVGAPFIKVEATKFTEVGYVGRDVESMVRDLVETSVRLVKEEKMNSVKERAEEHANRRLVELLVPSAKKSANYKNPLEMLFGGGNSQPDAESSTSDDQSIQEKRRVIKEKLALGQLEDEIVTVEVEEQQPSMFDLLQGSGIEQMGVNMQDALSSLLPKRRKKRKLPVREARKVLTNEEAQKLIDMDEVIQDAVSRAEQNGIIFIDEIDKIASRNSGGSTVDVSREGVQRDILPIVEGSTVVTKYGPVKTDHILFIAAGAFHMAKPSDLIPELQGRFPIRVELTKLTVDDFYRILIEPDNALIKQYEALLETEGIQIEFSDDAIRKIAEVAYEVNQNTDNIGARRLHTILEKLLEDLSFEAPDITMDKITITPQYVEEKLGAISRNKDLSQFIL
- the codY gene encoding GTP-sensing pleiotropic transcriptional regulator CodY, with translation MDLLSKTRKINAMLQKAAGKPVNFKEMAETLRDVIEANIFVVSRRGKLLGFAINQQIENERMKKMLEDRQFPEEYTKSLFNIQETSPNLDVESEYTAFPVENKDLFRNGLTTIVPINGGGERLGTLILARLEEQFHDDDLILAEYGATVVGMEILREKAEEIEEEARSKAVVQMAISSLSYSELEAIEHIFEELNGNEGLLVASKIADRVGITRSVIVNALRKLESAGVIESRSLGMKGTYIKVLNDKFLVELEKLKAN
- the flgB gene encoding flagellar basal body rod protein FlgB, whose product is MKLFANTFSTLENALNYSSLKQKVISQNIANVDTPDYKAKDVSFKTIFQQEFNSSFENYRTDKRHFRFEGSSAGNSAVVTKKNVSYSQNGNSVDIDQEMANLAANQIYYNALIERLNGKFASLQSVIKGGK
- the flgC gene encoding flagellar basal body rod protein FlgC, with amino-acid sequence MTMFHSMNTTASALTAQRLRMDVISSNMANVDSTRANYVNGQWQPYKRKMVVMQPAEGQFSSFLNKAMNMSESKTIGSGVKVTRIAEDNTPFKMVYDPEHPDADENGYVALPNVDPLKEMVDLISATRSYEANVTVFNASKAMMMKALEIGK
- the fliE gene encoding flagellar hook-basal body complex protein FliE, encoding MENISFPLTAHVLKPEGKEAPTYTYTPYEVQRKFSAVLKEQIEKMNEAQNQSDLMTEKLARGENVDLHQVMIASQKANITLQATIEIRNKVIEAYQEIMRMQV